Below is a genomic region from Flavobacterium ginsengisoli.
GAAGATAATTTAGCTTTAGCAAAAGACCCATTAGTTAATACAAATAGAATTGAAGATGTTTATACATTCATTGAAAACGACTTCAAATTTGCAGCTAGCAAATCTAAAATCTAAAATCAGATCAAGATCTGCTAGTGGAGACAATATTTTTGTAACACAAGGTTCTGCAGAAGCATTTTTGGCTAAAGTGTATTTATATGAAAAAAAATACTCAGATTCTAAATTAATGGCTGAGAAGGTTATCAATTCAGGAGAGTTTGCTTTGTTGCCAAATTTTGCAGATTTGTTTTTGACTAGTAAAAATAACAACGAAGAATCAATTTATTCTTGGCAATGGTCTGGTGCTATAAACACTTATGGAGGAGGAAACTTTTCTAATATTCAATATGGTTTAGATATTTTGAATGATAATGCATCTTATGGTGCTACATACGTGCCAAGTAACGATGTGCAAGATGCTTTTGAAATAGGCGATTTAAGAAGAAAAGAATCTTTTATGGTTTATGGTGATTCTTACCCTAATCTGAAAGCTGACGGGCAAGTGGGCTTTGTAGTAGATAAAGATAAGTACGGAGATATATTGGCTAATACTGGCGCAGCGGTCAAAAAATATGTTGTAGGACAAGCTACTAGCGAAACAGGCCCAGCAGATTCGTGGGGAGGAATGAATAATTGCAATTATATTATGCGTTATGCAGACCTTTTATTGATTTATGCAGAAGCAATTATGGCTGGAGCTGATGAAACTACTAATGCAGCACGCAAAAGATTCATACAATATGGTGAGACAGAGAGCAGGTCTTGGTATTTTAGGAAATAATGTTCCTTTGACAAAAGCGGCTTTATTTCACGAGAGAAGAGTTGAATTTGCTTTTGAAGGAGAATTTTGGTTTGACTTAGGAAGACTTCCGCGTCAAGAAGCAATTAATATTATTTCTCAGCAAGATAGAGGTTTTGATTCTCAAGGAGTGATGCATTATACACCAACTCCAACAGATTTTACTTATCCAAAACCAGATATTGAAGTTAGAAAAAATCCAAAGTTGAAAGAGGCACCGGTTCCTTACAATTTTAAATAATTTTTTAAAAAGTAAATCACTATGAAAAATATAAAAGATAGAATGTTATTGAAGTTGTATTTTTTGGCTTCAGTTTCAATTTTGCTGTTCGCTTCTTGTTCAAATGATGATTCTGGAGGTTCATCAGGAAAACTTGCAGTAACAGGAATTAGCAAATCTGTTATTGATGATCCTTTGGTTGAAGGAGACAGACAGGTAGATGTTCCTACAGATATTATTAATGCAGGAAATTATTATATCATTAGAGGATCTGGTTTTGCTACATTAAAATCAATTTCATTCAACGGGTTAGAATCTTATTTTAATCCGACTTTCGTAACAGATAACGCAATCGTTGTGTTGGTAGACCAAAAAACGCCATACTATAACGAAATGGATGAAATGAAAATAGTTACCAATCTTGGTACTTTAAACTATAAAATAGCAATTCGACCTCCAAGTCCTACCATTAAAGGATTTCCAATTAACCCTAATGCAGGAGACATAATTACAATTACGGGAGAATACTTTTTGCGTCCTTCTGTAAATTTTGGAGCTACAAAAGTTGAGCCTATTGAATCGACATTGACTGAAATAAAAGTAAAAGTTCCAGA
It encodes:
- a CDS encoding IPT/TIG domain-containing protein, with the protein product MKNIKDRMLLKLYFLASVSILLFASCSNDDSGGSSGKLAVTGISKSVIDDPLVEGDRQVDVPTDIINAGNYYIIRGSGFATLKSISFNGLESYFNPTFVTDNAIVVLVDQKTPYYNEMDEMKIVTNLGTLNYKIAIRPPSPTIKGFPINPNAGDIITITGEYFLRPSVNFGATKVEPIESTLTEIKVKVPDDFKYKYLSVTNVSGTTVASQALGSEIYDDAPTNIWGWDEKWDGTNSFDLAYSKDASQGTKCIEWKSGEWDGYLIALASWNFTDTDKFKAVRFSVKGAKAGKVKFFINGDADNNFKVVEFKSDSWTYIEIPFSDVGNPAVLSKIGWQEFGGFGGNTILLDDIGLVLK
- a CDS encoding RagB/SusD family nutrient uptake outer membrane protein, whose protein sequence is MVRQRAGLGILGNNVPLTKAALFHERRVEFAFEGEFWFDLGRLPRQEAINIISQQDRGFDSQGVMHYTPTPTDFTYPKPDIEVRKNPKLKEAPVPYNFK
- a CDS encoding RagB/SusD family nutrient uptake outer membrane protein; this translates as MQLANLKSKIRSRSASGDNIFVTQGSAEAFLAKVYLYEKKYSDSKLMAEKVINSGEFALLPNFADLFLTSKNNNEESIYSWQWSGAINTYGGGNFSNIQYGLDILNDNASYGATYVPSNDVQDAFEIGDLRRKESFMVYGDSYPNLKADGQVGFVVDKDKYGDILANTGAAVKKYVVGQATSETGPADSWGGMNNCNYIMRYADLLLIYAEAIMAGADETTNAARKRFIQYGETESRSWYFRK